A single genomic interval of Bradyrhizobium japonicum USDA 6 harbors:
- the pcaG gene encoding protocatechuate 3,4-dioxygenase subunit alpha: protein MPQPLDYLKETASQTAGPYVHIGLIPAMAGFDIFEKNFSNVLVTPNTPGERITLEGKVLDGSGTPLRDVLLEIWQANASGRYNHPADRSAGRPDDEFRGWGRAGSDFDSGLVTFETIKPGAITDKAGRKCAPHVNIWIVARGINIGLNTRLYFSDEEAANAADPVLNLVEPPVRRATLIATRGERTGKVVYSFTINLQGAEETVFFDV, encoded by the coding sequence ATGCCGCAGCCGCTCGACTATCTCAAGGAAACCGCCTCTCAGACCGCCGGGCCCTACGTCCATATCGGCCTGATCCCGGCCATGGCCGGCTTCGACATTTTTGAGAAGAACTTTTCCAACGTGCTGGTGACGCCGAACACGCCAGGCGAGCGCATCACGCTGGAGGGCAAGGTGCTCGACGGCAGCGGCACGCCGCTGCGCGATGTGCTCCTGGAGATCTGGCAGGCCAATGCGTCCGGCCGCTACAACCATCCGGCCGATCGTTCCGCCGGCCGGCCGGACGATGAGTTTCGCGGCTGGGGCCGCGCCGGCTCGGATTTCGACAGCGGCCTCGTCACTTTCGAGACCATCAAGCCGGGCGCGATCACGGACAAGGCAGGCCGCAAATGCGCGCCGCACGTCAATATCTGGATCGTCGCGCGCGGCATCAACATCGGCCTCAATACGCGACTCTATTTCTCCGACGAAGAAGCCGCGAATGCCGCCGACCCCGTGCTTAACCTGGTCGAGCCGCCGGTGCGGCGCGCGACGCTGATCGCCACGCGCGGTGAGCGTACCGGCAAGGTCGTGTACTCCTTCACGATCAATCTGCAGGGGGCGGAGGAGACGGTGTTCTTCGACGTCTGA
- the pcaH gene encoding protocatechuate 3,4-dioxygenase subunit beta: MNVQAPALQDPRLNRPEPFTPRDGGFFQRDRSIHPPAHAPGYKSSVLRSPRQPLLSIENSVSEITGPVFGHNDLGPLDNDLIRNYAKDGDPVGERIIVHGRVLDETGRGVPNTLVEFWQANAGGRYRHKKDTYLAPIDPNFGGCGRALSDDTGYYYFRTVKPGPYPWRNFVNSWRPAHIHFSVFGSGFAQRLITQMYFEGDPLIPVCPILTTIPDKDALDRLVAPLDLNASTPFDSLAYRFDIVLRGQRSTYFENRTAGN; the protein is encoded by the coding sequence ATGAACGTCCAGGCGCCAGCCTTGCAGGATCCCCGCCTCAACCGACCCGAGCCGTTCACGCCGCGCGACGGCGGCTTCTTCCAGCGCGACCGCTCGATCCATCCGCCGGCGCATGCGCCCGGCTACAAATCCTCGGTGCTGCGCTCGCCGCGCCAGCCGCTGCTGTCGATCGAGAACTCGGTCTCGGAGATCACGGGTCCGGTGTTCGGCCACAACGATCTCGGCCCGCTCGACAATGATTTGATCCGCAACTACGCCAAGGATGGCGATCCCGTCGGCGAGCGCATCATCGTCCATGGCCGCGTGCTGGACGAGACCGGCCGCGGCGTGCCGAACACGCTGGTCGAGTTCTGGCAGGCCAATGCCGGCGGCCGCTACCGGCACAAGAAGGACACCTATCTCGCCCCGATCGATCCGAATTTCGGCGGCTGCGGCCGCGCGCTGAGCGACGACACCGGCTACTACTATTTCCGCACCGTGAAGCCGGGCCCCTATCCCTGGCGCAACTTCGTCAACAGCTGGCGTCCCGCCCACATCCACTTCTCGGTGTTCGGCTCGGGCTTTGCGCAGCGGCTGATCACCCAGATGTATTTCGAGGGCGATCCCCTGATCCCGGTCTGCCCGATCCTGACGACGATCCCGGACAAGGACGCGCTCGACCGCCTCGTTGCGCCGCTCGACCTCAACGCCTCGACGCCGTTCGACTCGCTGGCCTACCGCTTCGACATCGTGCTGCGCGGCCAGCGTTCCACCTATTTCGAAAATCGCACCGCGGGGAACTGA
- a CDS encoding LysR family transcriptional regulator, with protein MNYMKEIDHLALDGHALELFLAVLEEGSVTAAATRLGLTQSAVSHGLNKLRRISGDPLFAKSGRGIVATAHAQALAAKARALIDEMRSFAGGVTFEPARAQLSLTIAANDFQRDLLLPRFFDHVAGQVRSLNLRVIPSQSPSPAMLRENRCDLMVTPLPPSGVDIVQKRLLSDHYICYFDPKARTAPAGRSAYLAARHITVVYTDNERLDFDRRLAANGFLRDIAISVPSFSGVPPFLHGSQMLASMPSLLASGVMRGFAQARIPLASRTRTLAELPMFMVWHQRYQKDPAHRWIRGQLETVAATAAGD; from the coding sequence ATGAATTACATGAAGGAAATCGATCATTTGGCGCTCGACGGCCACGCCCTCGAACTGTTCCTTGCCGTGCTGGAGGAAGGCTCGGTCACGGCAGCAGCGACCCGGCTTGGTCTGACGCAATCGGCGGTCAGTCACGGGCTGAACAAGCTGCGGCGGATCTCGGGCGATCCGCTGTTTGCCAAATCCGGCCGCGGCATCGTCGCCACCGCCCATGCCCAGGCCTTGGCTGCGAAAGCGCGGGCGTTGATCGACGAGATGCGCAGCTTTGCCGGCGGCGTCACCTTCGAGCCGGCGCGCGCGCAGCTTTCGCTGACGATCGCCGCCAACGACTTCCAGCGAGATCTGCTGTTGCCGCGGTTTTTCGATCATGTCGCGGGACAGGTCAGGAGCCTGAACCTGCGCGTGATCCCCTCGCAGTCACCGTCGCCCGCGATGCTGCGCGAAAACCGCTGCGATCTCATGGTCACGCCGTTGCCGCCATCCGGCGTCGACATCGTGCAGAAGCGGCTGCTCAGCGACCATTACATCTGCTACTTCGATCCCAAGGCGCGCACCGCGCCGGCCGGCCGCAGCGCCTATCTCGCGGCACGCCACATCACGGTGGTCTATACCGACAACGAGCGGCTCGACTTCGACCGCCGGCTGGCAGCGAACGGCTTTCTTCGTGACATCGCCATCTCCGTGCCGAGCTTTTCCGGCGTGCCGCCCTTCCTGCACGGCTCGCAGATGCTCGCGAGCATGCCGAGCCTGCTCGCCTCCGGTGTGATGCGCGGTTTCGCGCAAGCGCGGATTCCATTGGCGTCGCGCACGCGCACGCTGGCTGAGCTGCCGATGTTCATGGTCTGGCATCAGCGCTATCAGAAAGACCCGGCTCATCGCTGGATCCGCGGCCAGCTCGAAACCGTGGCGGCAACGGCGGCCGGAGACTGA
- the pncB gene encoding nicotinate phosphoribosyltransferase codes for MTVTDIASRTYNHSWRLDPIIRSLLDTDFYKLLMLQMIREDYPDQQVTFSVINRSRHVRLAEIIDEGELRAQLDHARTIRFAKKELIWLAGNTFYGKTHMFSADFIRWLAEFRLPEYELRKVEGQYELHFHGPWTHTTMWEIPALAILNELRSRAAMKGRGRFELDVLYARAKAKLWTKVERLRQLENLRLSDFGTRRRHGFLWQRWCVEAVKEGLGPSFIGTSNVLLAMDNDLEAIGTNAHELPMVAAALAKDDEELRWAPYRILDQWRQTYGGNLLIALPDAFGTKSFLRDAPEWVADWTGFRPDSAPPIQAGEEIIAWWEKKGRNPKDKLLVFSDAMDVGSIEETYHHFSGRSRLSFGWGTNLTNDFVGCPPDGSFNLDPISLVCKVSSVDGRPAVKLSDNPEKATGMPSEIERYLRVFGDAGRVRKPVLV; via the coding sequence ATGACAGTGACCGATATTGCGAGCCGGACCTACAATCATAGCTGGCGGCTGGACCCCATCATCCGCAGCCTGCTGGATACCGACTTCTACAAGTTATTGATGTTACAGATGATTCGGGAAGACTATCCGGATCAGCAGGTGACCTTCTCGGTCATCAATCGCTCGCGCCATGTGCGGCTGGCCGAGATCATCGACGAGGGCGAGCTGCGCGCCCAGCTCGACCACGCCCGCACCATCCGCTTCGCCAAGAAAGAGCTGATCTGGCTTGCCGGTAACACCTTCTACGGCAAGACCCACATGTTCTCGGCAGACTTCATCCGCTGGCTGGCCGAATTCCGACTGCCTGAATACGAGCTGCGCAAGGTCGAGGGCCAGTACGAGCTGCATTTCCACGGGCCCTGGACCCACACCACGATGTGGGAAATTCCGGCGCTCGCCATCCTCAACGAGTTGCGGTCGCGCGCCGCAATGAAGGGCCGCGGCCGCTTCGAGCTCGACGTGCTCTATGCCCGCGCCAAGGCCAAGCTGTGGACCAAGGTCGAGCGGCTGCGCCAGCTCGAGAATTTGCGACTCTCCGACTTCGGCACCCGCCGTCGCCACGGCTTCCTCTGGCAGCGCTGGTGCGTCGAGGCGGTGAAGGAAGGCCTGGGCCCCTCCTTCATCGGCACCTCCAACGTGCTGCTGGCGATGGACAATGATCTCGAAGCCATCGGCACCAATGCGCATGAGCTGCCGATGGTCGCGGCTGCGCTTGCCAAGGACGACGAGGAGTTGCGCTGGGCGCCCTATCGCATTCTCGACCAATGGCGCCAGACCTATGGCGGCAATCTCCTGATCGCGCTGCCCGACGCCTTCGGCACCAAATCCTTCCTGCGCGATGCGCCGGAATGGGTCGCCGACTGGACCGGCTTCCGCCCCGACAGCGCGCCACCGATCCAGGCCGGCGAGGAGATCATCGCCTGGTGGGAAAAGAAGGGCCGCAACCCCAAGGACAAGCTGCTCGTCTTCTCCGATGCAATGGATGTCGGTTCGATCGAGGAGACCTATCACCACTTCTCCGGTCGCTCGCGGCTCTCTTTCGGCTGGGGCACCAACCTCACCAATGATTTCGTCGGCTGCCCGCCGGACGGCTCGTTCAATCTCGATCCCATCTCGCTGGTCTGCAAGGTGTCGTCGGTTGACGGCCGCCCGGCCGTCAAGCTCTCGGACAATCCGGAGAAGGCGACCGGCATGCCCTCCGAGATCGAACGCTATTTGCGCGTGTTCGGCGACGCCGGCCGGGTGCGCAAGCCGGTGCTGGTCTAA
- a CDS encoding GGDEF domain-containing protein: MFRRTATSAKERSFLHVIKLVSPFVMVVVLQATIAGFSLEVISSVRAYVAGEAMWSRSQKNAVYFLNLYLHSGEPSQFAHYQASLAVPIGDEFARWALERDPVDVEAARVGFLQGGNHPDDVPGLIWLFRYFSRVSFLQEAIHEWAATDPMLLELSVFGEVIRSELAHGPIEDRDRLRLLSSRLSELNTQFTAHAKRFSTVLGEGSRAIKVTLTCINIAVAATLILLLIWHTRRLMLQRQAFEDALHAEKERLAWQASHDWLTGLSNRRAFEARLQSVLDTTAAGSLGLILLDLDQFKSVNDTCGHLAGDRLLCQVSRLLQQDRGPHDLVARLGGDEFGLILPQCSLSTTVDIAERLRRSLELFSFAWDDRCFAVTASIGVACFADGNTTIEDAMRRADAACYRAKEKGRNRVQVDNGRPDVVVVAARPREAVAARG, translated from the coding sequence GTGTTTCGCAGAACAGCGACGTCGGCGAAGGAACGCAGTTTCCTTCACGTCATCAAACTTGTCTCGCCATTCGTGATGGTCGTCGTGCTCCAGGCAACGATCGCGGGATTCAGCCTCGAGGTGATATCATCGGTACGCGCCTATGTCGCGGGCGAAGCGATGTGGTCGCGGTCACAGAAGAACGCCGTCTATTTCCTCAATCTCTATCTGCATTCAGGCGAACCGAGCCAGTTCGCCCACTACCAGGCGTCCCTTGCCGTTCCCATCGGCGATGAGTTCGCGCGGTGGGCACTCGAGCGCGATCCGGTCGACGTCGAGGCCGCCCGCGTCGGATTTCTGCAAGGCGGCAACCATCCCGATGACGTTCCGGGATTGATCTGGCTGTTCCGCTATTTCAGCCGCGTCAGCTTCCTCCAGGAAGCGATCCACGAGTGGGCGGCCACCGATCCCATGCTGCTGGAGCTCAGCGTGTTCGGCGAGGTCATCCGGTCCGAGCTGGCGCACGGACCCATTGAGGACCGCGACCGCCTGCGGCTGCTGTCGTCGCGGCTCTCGGAGCTCAACACGCAGTTCACGGCGCATGCAAAGCGGTTCTCGACCGTCCTCGGCGAAGGCTCCCGCGCCATCAAGGTAACGCTGACATGCATCAACATCGCGGTGGCCGCGACGCTGATCCTGCTCCTGATCTGGCACACGCGGCGCTTGATGCTGCAACGACAGGCGTTCGAGGATGCGTTGCATGCCGAGAAGGAGCGCTTGGCATGGCAGGCATCGCACGACTGGTTGACCGGCCTGTCCAACCGCCGCGCCTTCGAGGCGCGCCTGCAAAGCGTGCTGGACACCACCGCGGCGGGTTCGCTGGGCCTGATCCTGCTCGACCTCGACCAGTTCAAAAGTGTCAACGACACCTGCGGCCACCTCGCCGGCGACCGCCTGCTCTGCCAGGTCTCGCGCCTGCTGCAACAGGACCGTGGGCCGCATGATCTGGTGGCCCGGCTCGGCGGCGACGAATTCGGCCTGATCCTGCCGCAATGCTCGCTCTCGACCACGGTCGATATCGCCGAACGCCTGCGCAGATCGCTCGAGCTGTTCAGCTTCGCCTGGGACGATCGTTGCTTTGCAGTGACCGCCAGCATCGGCGTCGCCTGTTTCGCGGACGGCAACACCACGATCGAGGACGCCATGCGGCGCGCGGATGCCGCCTGCTACCGCGCCAAGGAAAAGGGGCGCAACCGGGTACAGGTCGACAACGGCAGACCGGACGTCGTCGTCGTCGCAGCCCGTCCGCGTGAGGCCGTCGCAGCGCGAGGCTGA
- a CDS encoding autotransporter outer membrane beta-barrel domain-containing protein, which yields MDAGAAVGSPTVGTTALGLIGSNNNIVVIGGTVGSGAAGTAGIGIFGGSAGNQLNILSSGLVQGNGPAAIDFNGAADGNTINNAGTISNASGTAILGSNSQDIIINSGTITSSGVSIAVDLKNGNDVFELRAGSNITGWVMGANGLDTLRLGGTANAAFDLSTFGAAGQFKDFEVLEKTGSSTWTLTGITMDAATMAIQAGTLIVNGTMANIATVVTGGTLSGSGMIGSLTVVSGGTVAPGNLGQLVVNTNAAFQSGSTYAISVNAAGQSDKIAAMSATLTGGTVAITTLAGAYNPSTQYTILSTTTGVTGNFSGVTVSGYNPQLFASSLSYDGFSVFLTLNYNNAAFLSLAQTQNQKAVAGALSAFGPNLPFLSSFAGQSDAQLRYNLDQLSGEAATGAQHGAFQFTSQFLGLMLDPFVGGRGGGIVDAGRTAFGFSPERAALPDDIALAYNKMLGTPATKAPAFAERWTAWGTAFGGTNRTSGDPVVIGSHDLGARTGGVAAGADYHFSRDALVGFALSGGGTKWDLAQAIGGGKSDAIQAGVYTAVRAGPAYLAASLAVANHWMSTDRLAPFGNQLTAKFDAQTVGGRIEGGYRFATPIGGFTPYVAAQAQAFRTPTYTEADLAGSGFGLTYRGRTASDTRSELGARFDRATLVTPNSVLTLRGRAAWAHDWVSDPTLVAAFQVLPGASFIVNGATPAKNTALASAGAELKFSNGVALSAKFDGEFAARSTTYSGTASLRYAW from the coding sequence GTGGATGCTGGTGCTGCAGTCGGATCGCCGACCGTCGGGACGACGGCGCTTGGCCTCATCGGTTCGAACAACAACATCGTCGTGATCGGGGGTACGGTTGGAAGCGGCGCTGCCGGAACCGCCGGCATCGGCATCTTCGGCGGTTCGGCAGGCAATCAGCTGAACATCCTGTCGAGCGGCCTTGTCCAAGGCAACGGCCCCGCAGCCATCGATTTCAACGGCGCGGCGGACGGCAACACCATCAACAATGCCGGCACCATATCGAACGCTTCGGGCACTGCAATCCTCGGCTCGAACAGTCAGGACATCATCATCAATTCGGGCACGATCACCAGCAGTGGCGTCAGCATCGCAGTCGATCTCAAGAATGGGAACGACGTCTTCGAGCTGCGCGCGGGATCGAACATCACAGGCTGGGTCATGGGCGCCAACGGACTGGACACGTTGCGCCTGGGCGGGACCGCCAACGCGGCGTTCGACCTCAGCACATTCGGCGCGGCCGGCCAGTTCAAGGACTTCGAAGTGCTGGAAAAGACCGGTAGTTCGACCTGGACGCTGACGGGCATCACGATGGACGCGGCCACCATGGCCATCCAGGCCGGCACCCTCATCGTCAACGGCACGATGGCCAACATCGCGACGGTCGTGACCGGCGGCACGCTCAGTGGCAGCGGCATGATCGGATCGCTCACAGTGGTGTCGGGCGGCACGGTCGCGCCCGGCAATCTCGGTCAACTCGTCGTCAACACCAATGCGGCCTTCCAGTCAGGGTCGACATACGCGATCTCGGTCAACGCGGCCGGACAATCAGACAAGATTGCCGCCATGAGCGCGACGCTGACCGGCGGCACCGTCGCCATCACCACGCTTGCGGGCGCCTACAATCCCTCGACGCAATATACCATCCTGAGCACGACGACTGGCGTCACCGGCAACTTCTCGGGCGTGACTGTCAGCGGATACAATCCGCAGCTCTTCGCTTCCTCCCTCAGCTATGACGGGTTCAGCGTCTTCCTGACGCTCAACTACAACAACGCCGCATTCCTCTCCCTCGCCCAAACGCAGAACCAGAAGGCCGTGGCCGGCGCCTTGAGCGCGTTCGGCCCCAACCTGCCTTTCCTCTCCTCCTTCGCAGGCCAGAGCGACGCACAGCTCCGTTACAATCTGGACCAGCTTTCGGGTGAAGCCGCGACCGGCGCCCAGCACGGCGCCTTCCAGTTCACAAGCCAGTTCCTCGGCTTGATGCTCGATCCGTTCGTGGGTGGACGCGGCGGTGGCATCGTCGACGCGGGTCGCACGGCATTCGGCTTCAGCCCCGAACGCGCCGCGCTCCCGGACGATATCGCCCTCGCCTACAACAAGATGCTGGGGACGCCGGCCACGAAAGCGCCGGCCTTTGCGGAGCGCTGGACGGCCTGGGGCACCGCGTTCGGCGGTACCAACCGCACCAGCGGCGACCCCGTCGTGATCGGCAGTCACGACCTCGGCGCGCGCACCGGCGGCGTCGCGGCCGGCGCCGATTATCATTTCAGCCGCGATGCGCTGGTCGGCTTCGCGCTGTCGGGCGGCGGCACCAAATGGGACCTCGCGCAGGCGATCGGCGGCGGCAAGAGCGATGCAATCCAGGCCGGCGTCTACACCGCCGTGCGTGCGGGGCCGGCCTATTTAGCCGCCTCTCTCGCCGTGGCCAATCATTGGATGTCGACAGACCGGCTCGCACCGTTCGGCAACCAGCTCACCGCCAAATTCGACGCGCAAACCGTCGGAGGCCGCATCGAGGGCGGCTATCGCTTCGCCACGCCGATTGGCGGCTTCACGCCATACGTGGCGGCGCAGGCGCAGGCTTTTCGCACACCGACCTATACCGAGGCCGATCTGGCCGGCAGCGGCTTTGGCCTGACCTATCGGGGACGCACGGCCTCCGACACACGGAGCGAGCTCGGCGCGCGCTTCGATCGCGCGACGCTGGTCACGCCGAATTCGGTCCTCACGTTGCGTGGCCGCGCGGCCTGGGCCCATGATTGGGTGAGCGATCCGACGCTCGTCGCCGCATTCCAGGTGCTGCCCGGCGCGAGCTTCATCGTCAATGGCGCGACGCCGGCCAAGAACACCGCGCTCGCATCTGCCGGTGCCGAGCTGAAGTTCTCGAACGGCGTTGCCCTGTCGGCGAAGTTCGACGGCGAGTTCGCGGCGCGCAGCACCACTTATTCCGGCACCGCGAGCCTGCGATACGCGTGGTAG
- a CDS encoding TetR/AcrR family transcriptional regulator — protein sequence MNNVQEESPRDQKKNRRRLLILEIARGIIAAKGLRSLKVRDVAEAANCSVGSVYNEFGDFDGVILTVNRETVQALTVRLGEVPADDPVRQLYGLAATYLEFFAEHANLLRSLFEHRMEDDRPYPDDILQMVMDAFALMHPPLVRLLPDADDVRIALLSRTLFSAVHGIISLGLEERMVAVPPQMLRQQVEQFVDTHLAGLGIVPVGARSP from the coding sequence ATGAACAATGTTCAAGAAGAATCGCCACGCGACCAGAAAAAAAATCGGCGGAGGCTCCTGATCCTGGAGATCGCCCGCGGCATTATTGCAGCTAAGGGGCTGAGATCATTGAAGGTTCGTGACGTTGCGGAGGCCGCCAATTGCTCGGTGGGCAGCGTCTATAACGAGTTCGGCGACTTCGACGGGGTGATCCTGACGGTCAATCGGGAGACGGTTCAGGCGCTCACGGTGCGGCTCGGCGAGGTCCCAGCGGACGATCCCGTTCGCCAGCTCTACGGGCTGGCCGCGACTTATCTCGAATTCTTCGCCGAGCACGCAAACCTGTTGCGCTCGCTGTTCGAGCATCGGATGGAGGACGACCGTCCTTATCCCGACGACATCCTTCAGATGGTGATGGACGCTTTCGCGCTGATGCATCCACCCCTGGTGCGGCTGCTACCGGATGCGGACGACGTGAGGATCGCGCTGCTGTCGCGCACGCTGTTTTCCGCGGTGCACGGAATCATCTCGCTCGGCCTCGAGGAGCGCATGGTGGCGGTGCCGCCGCAGATGCTGCGCCAGCAGGTCGAGCAATTCGTCGATACGCATCTCGCCGGCCTCGGGATCGTGCCGGTCGGCGCGCGGTCGCCTTGA